TGATTCAACAAGATAAATCCAAATCGAAACCTTTAATGAAGATCTTGTTAATCGGAAGGACCCGAACTACTCCACTATCACTATAATGAAGCATTTATGAACTGTTGGtctagtaagctaacttccaaactttagaactgcattatatcccatttgacaccatttttcaagccctatcttaggatcagaagtgtatctatgttgcagaagacataatctattcatggaaagacatataaatttaatatttttgtttatttcacagggaaaaacatgataaacagaattacaatgcctcacctttatcaagctcatagatttatttgtttggtatctctttactattatggtATATACTATGGTTTGCAATTCTCTTAGGTTTAATAACTGctttctacagaaattatgacacatcttactaaaaacaaaaaattttaggcttggatttcactcttgaactTATCTTTATTTTCGAAAAATTTCAAATTGAAAATTATTCAATTCATGAACAGTTTTTTAAACAATATCTGAGTGGTTAATCAACAGTCTTTTGATTGTCAAACACAATTCTAGTTTTGCAACTCcacaattttctaaattatttcaCCCTCTAAACAAAATCCTGAGATGCTTTAGTATCTTTGCATAtgcaaataaacataaaaaaaacacTATTTCAAGTGAAATGAAGTACTCCGTAgtgaaataatatctacaccaaatAAAAGTTTTCACGGGTTCTAGAATGGTCctgaaagaacataaaaaatctgaaggctaatggatattttagggaacctttagtcacccaaaaaataaagacataagaagttacatcttagatcaaaattatgcatagatcTCTTAGTTGTTGAATATGATTATAGTTGTGCAACACCATAAGTTTCCATATTTTCACCCTCTAAGCAAATCCAAAGATGCTTTAATATCTTTGTATCTGTGAATAAAGATTTAGCAAAGACACCATAGCAAGATTTTAAATTCATCATGTGAAAGTACTTTGATCTGGCAATAGAGCTAcacagttcaatcttcaaagtttcttaatggtcctaaaagaatataaaattctgaagttcaatttatatcataggaaacctatagttagaaaagaaaaaagaagcatagggtcataagcaattacctcttataatgcatagatctcacaattgtcaaacacacttctagatatgcaatgtgatgtcttcatgtgataactaggccatattgaatgttataagaaatctcaactcaaaaaaaaatggaaaaggaaatctgaagtttgttatacggttcaatcttcaaagtttgttTTGGCAATGTGATATCTTCATGTGATACTTAAGGCCATATTACAAGTGCTTTGTTCTGGCAATAGAGCTAcacagttcaatcttcaaagtttctttatagtcctaaaagaatataaaattcttaagtttaacttatatcataggaaacttatagtcggaaagaaaaaatagaaacataaggccataggcaattacctcttataatgcatagatctcTCGATTGTCAAACACTcttctaggtgtgcaatgtgatgtcttcatgtgatatcaaggccatattgaatatcataagaaatctgaactcaaaaaagaaaaaaaacaataagcatctatcagtttgatctaattatgcatgattagcatacacaacaaaatatatagtctgcacaaaaattctcatacaaaaatgagacaaagatagtaacttacaaaaaagaaacacaagaGAAGCAAATTAAAATCACTTTAAACCACATAATTAGATTATAACAATTGGGCAAAAATTATAGACCACATGTTTCATCAATTGGGCAATAATCATATCGATAACTATGAAATGATAAACAATAAATAGGAAACAAAAATCAGACTCGTAGCTGCAATGATAGTCATGTTGTAAATAAGCCTACTAAAATGCTGTAAAAGGCTGTAAGGTTTCTAACTTACCTTAGGCGGTTGCGCTCATATTTGAAGATCTCGAATCCATGCGCTTGTATGAAAATGTACTGCCTCTTTGACACCACGAAACTTCCCATCGCAATGTTACCAACAACAGATCTTCATGCCAAGCACTAGAGAAGTCTTCCATTTGGAATCTTAATCATTTCCACCTATCCACCTTTTCATCTTATGATGACATTAAATTGGGCAAAGGGCAGTTCAGGTTTTGTTATTTTGGGAGTCTCAAAGATATTCCAAAACTTGACTGTCTCATCTGCTGctgcagaagctactacacctCCCAGTGGACTCCCAGCCAAGGAAAGAACCCGGGATGAATGACCGGAAACCTCAGCCACTCTCGTCATGGATGGGTAATTCCACAAGGTGAGTTGATTGTTCGGCGAACCATGGGAGGTCAGCAATTCAGATTTGTTTTTGTCCCATAGCAATGCACAAACTTCAGAGCCAGCATCAATCGAGTTCAAGCAAGCACCGTTAACGGTGTTCCAAAACTTAACGCAATGATCATTGCAAcctccaccagaagccagcaGGTTGCTCCGAGTTGGGCACCAGTCAACGGCCTTCACAATGGAAGTGTGGCTGCTGATCCTGTGAAGCCATTGACGTTGACGTGGATGGTCACGTGAGACAGGCATGCAGGCATCCCATATGTGCACTAGTTTGTCCTGCCCTCCACTCGCCAAATACCGCCCTGACAACACggaccatttaagactacaaactCCACGCCGATGCCCATTATAGAAACAGATGAACATGTCATCCTTTCTAAAGTCATAATCAACAACAGTGCCATCAAATCTTCCGACTGTCAAGATTGAATTACTTCTCCACGCAAGTGACAACACAGGGGCCTGGTTCTCATCTTCCATCCCATCCACGACATGTCCTGTTGCTAGATCAATCAGGGATAAATCTGAATTTCCAAATGCGACAGCAAGAACTGCACAGTCTGGCGACCAGCGGATGCAAGTGATAGGTCCTCTGTCTTCTACGGGTTGTAGAAGCTTAGTCGACTCGTTTGCAGCGTCCCAGAGATACACTGCGTCCTCAAGGCCAATCgccaacacattattgcttccccagtcgaggagattcaaaacattatcatccaacaAGCCGTTGATTACCAAAACCCTCTCTGGTTCTTTAGGGATTCGCCTCTGCTGCTTCTTCTGCGGCCGAATGGGCTCGTCAAACTCGGGCAGCTTGCTGGCCGACGCTTCAGGTGCAGTCTTGAAAGCGAGGATACGAGACCTGTTCTTCAAAATGCACTCGTCAAGAAGCTTTTGGTACGCCACGCTCGATGGGGATTCCCTCGAACCATCACGCTGCGGTCTCGAAGGCCCGGTTAGGGCAAAGCGTGCGTAGTCCATGTCCATCGCCGACCGGAACGGGATGAAGCGGTCGTACTCCACACGCCTAGAACGCGAAGAAGACATTTTTTCCAATCGAAACCAGAACGAGACTGGCTAGGTGACGAAAAACGATCGAGAAAACCAGAAAGATCGATCTTCCCACAAGAAAGTCGACAACCAAGAATCGATTAAAAGAACCCCAAGACCAACAAAAATTCTGAACCCTAATCAAAATTTCGACGGATGAAGAACCAAGCGAAacgaaacaagagaaaaaaagaaaggaatgagatcacctCAATAAAAATCGAAGGGAAGGACCCTCGCAGCTGTGCCCGTTCGTGTTCGTCGGAGAGCAGTTCCGACCT
The window above is part of the Musa acuminata AAA Group cultivar baxijiao chromosome BXJ1-1, Cavendish_Baxijiao_AAA, whole genome shotgun sequence genome. Proteins encoded here:
- the LOC135587669 gene encoding cell division cycle 20.2, cofactor of APC complex-like; this encodes MSSSRSRRVEYDRFIPFRSAMDMDYARFALTGPSRPQRDGSRESPSSVAYQKLLDECILKNRSRILAFKTAPEASASKLPEFDEPIRPQKKQQRRIPKEPERVLVINGLLDDNVLNLLDWGSNNVLAIGLEDAVYLWDAANESTKLLQPVEDRGPITCIRWSPDCAVLAVAFGNSDLSLIDLATGHVVDGMEDENQAPVLSLAWRSNSILTVGRFDGTVVDYDFRKDDMFICFYNGHRRGVCSLKWSVLSGRYLASGGQDKLVHIWDACMPVSRDHPRQRQWLHRISSHTSIVKAVDWCPTRSNLLASGGGCNDHCVKFWNTVNGACLNSIDAGSEVCALLWDKNKSELLTSHGSPNNQLTLWNYPSMTRVAEVSGHSSRVLSLAGSPLGGVVASAAADETVKFWNIFETPKITKPELPFAQFNVIIR